A region from the Wansuia hejianensis genome encodes:
- a CDS encoding ROK family glucokinase: protein MGKYIFGIDVGGTSVKFGLFCEEGSLLEKWEIPTQTEENGKWILPDVAEAILGKWKERGLRKEEIIGVGVGVPGPVSRTGEVPAAVNLHWGYKDVAGELEQALGLKVKVGNDANVAALGEMWAGGGKGAENLIMVTLGTGVGGGIIVDGKIVTGAHGAGGEIGHAILEPGEAEPCNCGNHGCLEQMASATGIARLAGRRLAADSAPSVLRGERVTAKAVFDAYKAGDSVAAEIVEQFADYLGRAMAVYACVTDPEVFVIGGGVSKAGKVLIEVVEKYYMKYAFPACRAARLVLATLGNEAGIYGAAKLVMED, encoded by the coding sequence ATGGGAAAATATATATTTGGTATTGATGTGGGCGGCACGTCCGTCAAATTTGGACTGTTCTGTGAAGAAGGGTCGCTGCTGGAGAAATGGGAGATCCCGACACAGACAGAGGAAAATGGAAAATGGATCCTTCCGGATGTTGCGGAGGCCATACTCGGCAAATGGAAGGAGAGAGGGCTGAGGAAAGAGGAGATCATCGGTGTTGGCGTGGGCGTTCCTGGTCCAGTTTCCAGGACAGGTGAGGTGCCGGCCGCCGTTAATCTGCACTGGGGCTACAAAGATGTTGCCGGGGAGCTGGAGCAGGCTCTGGGGCTAAAGGTGAAGGTAGGTAATGATGCCAATGTGGCCGCGCTGGGCGAGATGTGGGCCGGAGGCGGAAAAGGTGCTGAGAACCTGATTATGGTGACGCTGGGAACCGGTGTGGGCGGCGGCATTATTGTAGATGGGAAAATCGTGACCGGTGCCCATGGGGCCGGAGGCGAGATTGGACATGCGATACTTGAGCCGGGAGAGGCGGAACCGTGTAACTGCGGGAATCATGGCTGCCTGGAGCAGATGGCGTCCGCCACAGGGATCGCCCGGCTGGCCGGCAGGAGGCTTGCAGCGGACAGTGCGCCCAGCGTGCTGAGAGGAGAACGAGTAACGGCGAAGGCAGTCTTTGACGCCTATAAGGCCGGAGACAGTGTGGCCGCGGAGATTGTGGAACAATTTGCTGATTATCTGGGCAGAGCTATGGCAGTCTATGCGTGCGTGACAGACCCGGAGGTCTTTGTCATCGGCGGCGGCGTCTCTAAGGCCGGAAAGGTACTGATCGAGGTAGTAGAGAAATATTATATGAAATATGCATTTCCAGCCTGCCGCGCTGCCCGGCTGGTTCTGGCCACACTGGGCAATGAGGCCGGAATATATGGCGCGGCAAAACTGGTGATGGAAGACTAG
- the hprK gene encoding HPr(Ser) kinase/phosphatase: MKSISLTKLVEVMNLRNMTPEIDMTDCKITIPEINRPALQLTGYFEHFANERIQIIGYVEYTYLQHLDMETRRAAYEAFVSKEIPCVIFTTLTQPGEELLELAKKYSVPTFCTDKSTSAFTAEIIRWMNVQLAPTISIHGVLVDVFGEGVLIMGESGIGKSEAALELLKRGHRLVSDDVVEISKVSDITLVGTAPDITRHFIELRGIGIIDVKTLFGVESVENTHSIDLVIKLEEWNKNKEYDRLGLEEEYTEFLGNKVVCHSLPIRPGRNLAIIVETAAVNHRQKKMGYNAAQELYKRVQANLAKKRGDI, translated from the coding sequence GATCACTATACCGGAGATTAACCGCCCGGCCTTGCAGTTGACCGGCTATTTTGAGCATTTTGCCAATGAAAGGATTCAGATCATCGGTTATGTAGAGTACACTTATCTGCAGCATCTGGATATGGAGACACGCCGGGCAGCTTATGAGGCGTTTGTCTCTAAGGAGATTCCCTGTGTGATATTTACTACCCTTACCCAGCCAGGGGAGGAATTGCTGGAACTGGCGAAAAAATACAGCGTTCCCACTTTTTGTACGGATAAAAGTACCTCTGCGTTTACCGCGGAGATCATCCGTTGGATGAATGTGCAGCTGGCGCCTACCATATCGATACACGGGGTGTTGGTCGATGTGTTCGGTGAAGGCGTATTGATTATGGGTGAAAGCGGCATCGGAAAGAGCGAAGCAGCTCTGGAGCTGCTCAAGAGAGGTCACCGTCTGGTCAGCGATGATGTGGTTGAGATCAGCAAGGTGAGCGATATTACCCTGGTGGGGACGGCGCCGGATATCACCCGGCATTTCATCGAACTGCGGGGGATAGGAATCATAGACGTGAAAACCCTGTTTGGCGTGGAGAGTGTTGAGAATACTCATTCCATCGATCTGGTGATTAAGCTTGAGGAGTGGAATAAGAATAAAGAATATGACCGTCTTGGTCTGGAGGAGGAATATACGGAGTTCCTGGGCAATAAGGTGGTCTGTCATTCCCTTCCCATCCGTCCCGGACGGAATCTGGCAATTATCGTCGAGACTGCCGCTGTCAACCATCGTCAGAAAAAGATGGGCTATAATGCGGCACAGGAGCTCTATAAGAGAGTCCAGGCGAACCTTGCCAAGAAAAGAGGAGACATCTGA
- a CDS encoding DeoR/GlpR family DNA-binding transcription regulator, whose amino-acid sequence MSASDFRKKQLIQLLDENAVMSINELSEILKVSLPTIRRDLEDLEQKGLIKRSWGKASLCKEENTSTIPMASVRADSHWIEKRAIASCALKLIQEGDSIILDSGTTTMALANQLTAGFKNLTVVTNSLLAINALTDNNFSVQCSGGSLERRNMCFVGTEAENFFRSIHVSKAFIGTTSMRIPMGFSTFSPFQGAVKRLMMNAADKVYYLMDSSKINAHAISKVADFDEVDAIITDKPFTEDIEEFLKKHKVNFIYA is encoded by the coding sequence ATGTCTGCGTCGGATTTTCGAAAAAAACAGCTCATTCAACTTTTGGATGAAAACGCTGTAATGTCTATAAATGAGCTTTCAGAAATTTTAAAGGTATCCCTGCCCACCATCCGAAGGGATCTGGAAGACCTGGAGCAGAAAGGGCTGATCAAACGCTCTTGGGGAAAGGCTTCCCTATGTAAAGAAGAAAATACTTCTACTATTCCAATGGCTTCTGTCCGGGCTGATTCCCACTGGATTGAAAAAAGAGCCATCGCTTCCTGTGCACTGAAACTAATTCAAGAAGGAGATTCCATCATCTTAGACTCAGGAACAACCACTATGGCCTTGGCTAACCAACTGACGGCAGGTTTCAAGAATCTCACAGTGGTAACCAATTCCCTGCTGGCCATCAACGCGCTGACTGACAACAACTTTTCCGTGCAGTGCAGCGGCGGCTCGCTGGAGCGGAGAAATATGTGTTTCGTGGGTACGGAGGCAGAAAACTTTTTTCGTTCTATACACGTTTCCAAGGCTTTTATTGGAACCACCAGCATGCGCATACCGATGGGATTTTCCACTTTCTCCCCCTTTCAGGGGGCCGTCAAGCGCTTGATGATGAACGCTGCGGACAAAGTTTATTACCTTATGGATTCCAGCAAAATTAACGCCCACGCCATTTCAAAAGTGGCAGATTTTGACGAAGTGGACGCCATCATAACCGATAAACCTTTCACAGAGGATATTGAAGAATTTTTAAAAAAACATAAGGTGAACTTCATTTACGCCTAA
- a CDS encoding sugar ABC transporter ATP-binding protein has protein sequence METKYIIEMNGISKRFGGVQALKNVQLQILPGEVHALMGENGAGKSTLMKILGGAYTCTEGTIKLVGKEVRFRSPVEAIQQGIAVVYQEQALVDSLSVADNILLGRYPNKCGWIRRKEMLKIAKDALDAAGADLDLNEEAGKHTVAQKQFIEIAKALSMNAKVIVMDEPTSVLTMSETRILFELIRQLKSKGISIVYISHRMEELFEICDRCTVLKDGEYVGTVQMSEVDKPELIRMMTGRKIVNIYPPKTSAVEKREVLRVEHLTKKGVFDDVSFSVCSGEIVGMSGLVGAGRSEVCRAIAGIDRLESGDIYINGEKVQICCPADAIRQGLAYVSEDRKKDGLNLKLSIENNLTITTIHDYAKGGIIDTKKENEAIDRMMTLLDVKAGSVKQKVSDLSGGNQQKVMLANWMLVGAKIMIIDEPTRGVDVGTKVEIYKIIRNLVESGTAVLIISSELPEVLGVCDRILVMREGKLSGEVSADEATEDKVLTMATC, from the coding sequence ATGGAAACAAAGTATATCATTGAAATGAACGGTATCAGCAAGAGGTTCGGAGGCGTACAGGCGCTGAAAAATGTACAGCTGCAGATTCTTCCGGGGGAGGTTCACGCTCTGATGGGTGAGAACGGAGCCGGTAAATCAACATTAATGAAGATACTGGGCGGGGCCTACACGTGCACGGAAGGCACAATCAAACTCGTTGGCAAAGAGGTAAGGTTCCGTAGCCCAGTGGAAGCCATTCAGCAGGGAATTGCCGTCGTTTATCAGGAACAGGCTCTGGTAGATTCACTGAGTGTCGCTGATAACATCCTTTTGGGACGTTACCCTAATAAGTGTGGATGGATCCGGCGCAAAGAAATGCTGAAGATTGCAAAGGATGCTCTGGATGCGGCGGGAGCCGATCTGGATTTGAATGAGGAGGCGGGAAAGCATACGGTGGCTCAAAAACAGTTTATCGAAATCGCCAAAGCGCTGTCCATGAATGCAAAAGTGATTGTAATGGATGAACCCACCTCTGTGCTAACGATGTCAGAGACTCGTATACTGTTTGAACTGATACGGCAATTGAAAAGCAAGGGCATTAGTATCGTGTATATCTCCCACCGCATGGAAGAACTATTTGAAATCTGTGATCGTTGTACGGTGCTGAAGGACGGCGAGTACGTCGGGACAGTACAGATGAGCGAGGTGGACAAGCCGGAACTGATCCGTATGATGACCGGCCGGAAAATCGTTAATATTTATCCGCCAAAGACCAGTGCTGTGGAAAAAAGAGAAGTCCTAAGAGTAGAGCATCTGACGAAGAAGGGCGTATTTGACGATGTAAGCTTCTCAGTCTGCTCGGGAGAGATCGTGGGTATGTCAGGATTGGTGGGAGCAGGCAGAAGCGAGGTGTGCCGGGCGATTGCAGGTATTGACAGGCTGGAATCCGGCGATATCTACATAAACGGAGAAAAAGTCCAGATCTGCTGCCCTGCGGATGCCATCAGACAGGGGCTCGCCTACGTGTCGGAGGATCGCAAAAAGGACGGGTTGAATCTGAAGCTTTCGATTGAGAACAATCTTACCATTACAACCATTCATGATTACGCTAAGGGCGGAATCATAGACACGAAGAAAGAAAACGAAGCGATAGACCGAATGATGACACTCCTGGATGTGAAAGCGGGAAGTGTTAAACAGAAGGTTAGCGATCTGTCTGGCGGAAATCAGCAGAAAGTGATGCTGGCCAACTGGATGCTGGTGGGAGCGAAGATCATGATCATTGACGAACCTACGCGGGGCGTTGATGTGGGCACTAAGGTGGAAATCTACAAGATCATCCGCAATCTGGTGGAGTCCGGAACGGCCGTCTTGATCATTTCTTCAGAACTGCCGGAGGTTTTGGGAGTTTGCGATCGGATCCTTGTCATGA